In Apis mellifera strain DH4 linkage group LG1, Amel_HAv3.1, whole genome shotgun sequence, the sequence TCATAAGACGTCGAGTAGTATATTCTTGGAAATGTAAGCATAGACTCCACTGTTGACCGCAATCTTCTAATAGGCgctacttttaaatttattaagattttaattatattttttttagaatttatatacttatatttttaaaaaaataaaaattataatataaaattatttatatattgatttgtatattgaaaattttttcttaacgaacataaataaacataaaatttattatttctaataaaaaataaatttaacattaattgtaaatatttattattgatatatatatgttatatatcaacaataataattttataatagaattttataataattttataataataattaaaattctattgatACTTTAAGTTTagtattaataacaaatttatcaaatatcaaatactgatctataataaatatcgaaaaattcaaaaaatttaatgattacaCAACAATtacaacataaaaaaaatatgtttaataatacaatattttcaacttttaaatttttttatataatatttttaataaaaggatgtaatatatttataagagataaaattataatgtaattatagaagataaaattttttttaatgatgaaattataaagatagcgaatacattttaattgaaaattatttttttatcttataactaTCTTAATAATGTcacacataattttttaatgtatctttttaatatttatatatttacaatttgtttgcactattttatataatatacaaattgtaaatgtgtgtacgtatatatatatatatatatatatatatatataatttaattataaaaataaacataactatataatatagataaaatgtaataaattttaaatgcgtTTACTATTGTTTCTTATTGATAAGATACATGTAAAAAATAgcttaagtaaatataaacaataaaaattttatacaaattcttaagatttttaaaacaatgttttttatattcgagaagatttaaagataaaaatataatctaaatcaaTCTTGTTTAACACATTCATTTtcagtttaaatttattatattttattcaaacatttttttttctagttattactagtaaaaaaatatatttattaattttttatattcaacacATTTCaatatcgcaaaaaaaaaatcggaaaagattttttatttatttcattcaattctctatttaatttcattaatgatttttttcaattattttattataaatatcttcttcatataattaataaaaaaagtatgttattcattttattttaaataaagtttttaaataataaatgtagtaatattttttttttgtatcttttacACTGCATCTCAGAATGATTAAATGCATTTGTTTCTTTGGTTGTATCAgtacttaatttaattattgctaTTCGCATATATTTCGtacaataatcataataaatattatattataataaaaaaaatatcgacaatattttttaaatgctgctcaaaaagtaataatgcaagagattattatttaataaagagatTCTTCAcaaattgtatacatatactcaaagcatattattttatgattaacatCACAATATTATACCGTAAATATCgtgaatttatcaaaatattcctGAGTGTATACAATTACTACGgagtatatatacaaaaatatttaatttagatactTCAATTTGCGAGTTCTTTTAGTAAAAAATCTACTagtagagaataatttttctacacaaatattaaaataagtaaatcctacgttttataagtattaatacTATTTGTTATTACAAATAGATTATACTCTATTAACATTTGCAATTCACCGTATttgtttacatattaattcgtttatacaagaaatttcaatatataattaggtcaattttataaaaaaatgtaaaatgaccTAGTaaagatgttaaaaaattttttctcagaattaatatttaattttataaaatattaacttattatgaataaaataatattatatttgtaaatacttgtttatcataaatatctatttttagatGAACAGCAGTtgagtaaaatgaaaaatcgaacTTTCTGACGTTTTTTAGGATGCACACCCATCTCgtgtaatttcaataaatgtcTGCGTGGTGTGCCTTCATCAATCGGTCGAATACTTATTTGGTCGATTGTAAGATTACTCTACAATaaagttcaataaaaaatttataattgcttCAAAAGCTTAAACTTTtgcttaataattttgttattaaatatggaACACGCGTAAGGCACAATACTCTCAAGCTATCACACGTGTTaggatgaattaatattttttctttcagaaattagatcatttaaatatagagtTAGCACCAGTCCAATTTTGTTAGAATGAGCAAATATCATCCCTATAAATCGGACTTTACAAGTTACGTTCATAGCTGCAAGAAAAGTCGTTcacatatttgttttttcttaacttaaaaatatgtaaaatttctcattttaataatcaaaacattataattatatataatacgtaattaatattaatattattataaagtataattcatttcattgaaaatcaaCAACCATGTCCACAATAtccatattaatattgttgaactgcaatatgtataatttgaaGCTCTAATAATCactagtaaataatattatcaaatatagaaGCTGCacatataagttataaaaattgatttcaacgTGTCGCATACAAAAAGTATATATCTTACTACATACCTACATTTATGTATAACCAACtccataaaatatacaatataacacTGTTTTCCGTTTGCACCAGATATTTCTGTACCAAATGTCATAGTACTGTAAAACAGTATTAATCTAACTCTCACTGCAATAAAACAACCTCTTGCAatcattgttttctttttcatattgtctttaaatattttttttttttactatggTACCTAATGTTAAACTTTGAagcttcaaataaaattattaaggaaTGTTATACAAGGACAACGTTAGCATTAGTATCATCATTTgcagaaataaatatcgttaatatttttaatattaatgtattgttATTTAGAGTggttaatttcatatattcatgTCGTAGAGGTGTGGAGGAGCACCTACCACTGAAGGCATTTGACAACCACGTCGAACTAAAAGTCGAACAGATGGTCCAccatttcttataatttcaatagctTCTGTATGTGtcatatttttagtattaattccatttatttcaattatttgatcGCCGacctaaatttatattaaaatatcatcatttatatataatcatattctgataatattatatttatattatatttactcttAATCGATTATCAATAGATGCTGGACCATTTTCTGCAAtttgtaaaacaaataatggcatattttgaaattcacgTCCTCCACGAATACTAAAACCAAATCCTCTAGTTCCACGAGTTAATTCAACAGCATGATATTGTCCTCCATCTCCATCACATGTTGGTTCAtcctgaaataaattatttaaaactatatttataattaattatatattatattaatatatatacgtaaatacgtatattatattatatatattaggatttaattaaaaattattttaaagttaaataataccTTTTGAGATAGAGATGTATTACTACAACAATCATCAAGAGGGTAACCAATTGTCAATGTAACAGAATAACCCGagtctttaattaaattcacaatATCTTTATGACAAACATTTGTAATATCTACATGATTGACGGCAAGAATATGATCGCCAACATTTAATCGCCCGCATCTTTCGGCGGGTGAACCTTCAATTATTCTACCTATCGTCGAACCAGCTTTATTAactgaagaaataataacaaaaccaAAACCTTCATTTTCCATTCTGGTGACCGTTACATCACAAGGATATTGAAGATTCATCTGTCTATTATATGACGTTTGAAGATTGTCTGGAAGATGTTCTTGGGTATTAATTCGACGACGAATTCCCAAAGTGACTCTACCATTCTGAGCAGCAGCTATCATTAATTGTACAACATGATGATGTGACGAATTCATAACACTTTCACCATCAACGGACATAATGAGATCACCTGtatttaatctattatctAAATCTGCTGCTCCACCAGGTACTATATGTCCAACTGAAACCTGCTGACAATtagattatcaatatttttgatttcctttaattaagatataagCAACTTTCCAACTCACTTGAGATCCTTCCTCAGTACCACCAACTATTCTAAATCCAAATCCTGTATCTTGTCTTATTAAAGTTACTAAGGTTTCTATCCATTCTATATCAGGCACGATTGGACACACTAATTCGTTGTTATATTGaggatatctaaaatataaaaattaattttatatttgaaaacaaattgaaatgaaaaattaataaatctatattatctaCCGTGGTATTGAACTGGAATGTGGTTGTTCATGCTCAAAACTAGTAGTCTCTTTTCGTTTATCCCATATTTCACCAGTATCAACATTTTGTTCTTGACCAATggaatatacattataatcttGTTCACTATACTGAGAATGTGATTGTGatgtatataaatctttataatagtCTGAATGTAAGCATCCATTCTGTTTTAACATATTATCATGGTGAGGTATATCAATAGAATATACATCATTATTtatgttcaatttttcatttgtaacCCAATCTCTTTTTGTACTATTTCTTACAGAATCATCATCTAAATTTGTCattgtaacaaaattatcagataaatttgtaatatttgctttatatggatcattataatatatattatgtgtatattCTGAGTATTTGTATCGATTATCAAGtggatttaattcattttcgtTTTGTTCATTCCAATTTGATCTGATTGCACTAGATGGAGATTTTGGACGATTTCTAGTATCAATAAGTGGAGTTTTTGGTCGACTTGGTACAACAGTTTTTGTTTGAGTGCTATAAATATCGGCTGTTGGTGTTTTGCttctaaaaaaatcttgtgaatttttttcctttttttcatttgattttgatgttgttcTTTGTACATGTATCAATGCCTCTTCATTGCGAGAACAATCTTTTAAAACTTGTACTACTTCTGAATGACACATATTTCTcacattaatatcatttatattaactaAAATGTCACcttccattaaatttttacaacgtTGACGgtctaaaatctttttaacctTTTGACCATGAGCAGAATCTGCTATTGTAAATCCAAATCCCATAGTACCCTTCACAATCGCAATACTGAGAAATTCTGGTTTGGAAGACGTTGATGAATCTTTACAGTCATTCAAATCACTGTtttcagataataaaatatctgtaCTGCTAGgtcttttaattgtattaattttatccgaAATACAAAGATCTGGCATTGAATTCACAGAAGTTGTGGCAAGATTTTCACCATTTTGAAGATTATGTACTGGCAAGAATGTAGAATccagaaaattgaaacgacTATTACTTTGCAAAGCAGGATCCAAATCCATATATAATCTAGGATCTTCTGTTAAAATAtctgagaaaataaaatttattcttctaacaaaaatatattattatttaataagatttttacctGGAGTATTTACAGCAATA encodes:
- the LOC410083 gene encoding membrane-associated guanylate kinase, WW and PDZ domain-containing protein 1 isoform X4, yielding MATRTEDTTSIDNTNDGESMDKEVLAISGNDETNHRIPPTYLYNSGSEQNTGISNQEQNNKNRTQTSEDQLGPLPPNWEKAFTDTGEVYFIDHNTGTSHWLDPRLSKFQKRSLEECLDDELPYGWEKIDDTLYGTYFIDHVNRRTQYENPVLQAKRAQQNLGERKSPNFTRNPDKLKGQKIRTTLIKSTRGLGFTIVGGDDSVEEFLQIKSVVPNGPAWLDGKLQTGDVLVYVNDTCVLGFTHNEMVNVFKSISSGETVTLEVCRGYPLPFDPNDPNTEVVTTIAVNTPEDPRLYMDLDPALQSNSRFNFLDSTFLPVHNLQNGENLATTSVNSMPDLCISDKINTIKRPSSTDILLSENSDLNDCKDSSTSSKPEFLSIAIVKGTMGFGFTIADSAHGQKVKKILDRQRCKNLMEGDILVNINDINVRNMCHSEVVQVLKDCSRNEEALIHVQRTTSKSNEKKEKNSQDFFRSKTPTADIYSTQTKTVVPSRPKTPLIDTRNRPKSPSSAIRSNWNEQNENELNPLDNRYKYSEYTHNIYYNDPYKANITNLSDNFVTMTNLDDDSVRNSTKRDWVTNEKLNINNDVYSIDIPHHDNMLKQNGCLHSDYYKDLYTSQSHSQYSEQDYNVYSIGQEQNVDTGEIWDKRKETTSFEHEQPHSSSIPRYPQYNNELVCPIVPDIEWIETLVTLIRQDTGFGFRIVGGTEEGSQVSVGHIVPGGAADLDNRLNTGDLIMSVDGESVMNSSHHHVVQLMIAAAQNGRVTLGIRRRINTQEHLPDNLQTSYNRQMNLQYPCDVTVTRMENEGFGFVIISSVNKAGSTIGRIIEGSPAERCGRLNVGDHILAVNHVDITNVCHKDIVNLIKDSGYSVTLTIGYPLDDCCSNTSLSQKDEPTCDGDGGQYHAVELTRGTRGFGFSIRGGREFQNMPLFVLQIAENGPASIDNRLRVGDQIIEINGINTKNMTHTEAIEIIRNGGPSVRLLVRRGCQMPSVSNLTIDQISIRPIDEGTPRRHLLKLHEMGVHPKKRQKVRFFILLNCCSSKNRYL
- the LOC410083 gene encoding membrane-associated guanylate kinase, WW and PDZ domain-containing protein 1 isoform X2 yields the protein MATRTEDTTSIDNTNDGESMDKEVLAISGNDETNHRIPPTYLYNSGSEQNTGISNQEQNNKNRTQTSEDQLGPLPPNWEKAFTDTGEVYFIDHNTGTSHWLDPRLSKFQKRSLEECLDDELPYGWEKIDDTLYGTYFIDHVNRRTQYENPVLQAKRAQQNLGERKSPNFTRNPDKLKGQKIRTTLIKSTRGLGFTIVGGDDSVEEFLQIKSVVPNGPAWLDGKLQTGDVLVYVNDTCVLGFTHNEMVNVFKSISSGETVTLEVCRGYPLPFDPNDPNTEVVTTIAVNTPDILTEDPRLYMDLDPALQSNSRFNFLDSTFLPVHNLQNGENLATTSVNSMPDLCISDKINTIKRPSSTDILLSENSDLNDCKDSSTSSKPEFLSIAIVKGTMGFGFTIADSAHGQKVKKILDRQRCKNLMEGDILVNINDINVRNMCHSEVVQVLKDCSRNEEALIHVQRTTSKSNEKKEKNSQDFFRSKTPTADIYSTQTKTVVPSRPKTPLIDTRNRPKSPSSAIRSNWNEQNENELNPLDNRYKYSEYTHNIYYNDPYKANITNLSDNFVTMTNLDDDSVRNSTKRDWVTNEKLNINNDVYSIDIPHHDNMLKQNGCLHSDYYKDLYTSQSHSQYSEQDYNVYSIGQEQNVDTGEIWDKRKETTSFEHEQPHSSSIPRYPQYNNELVCPIVPDIEWIETLVTLIRQDTGFGFRIVGGTEEGSQVSVGHIVPGGAADLDNRLNTGDLIMSVDGESVMNSSHHHVVQLMIAAAQNGRVTLGIRRRINTQEHLPDNLQTSYNRQMNLQYPCDVTVTRMENEGFGFVIISSVNKAGSTIGRIIEGSPAERCGRLNVGDHILAVNHVDITNVCHKDIVNLIKDSGYSVTLTIGYPLDDCCSNTSLSQKDEPTCDGDGGQYHAVELTRGTRGFGFSIRGGREFQNMPLFVLQIAENGPASIDNRLRVGDQIIEINGINTKNMTHTEAIEIIRNGGPSVRLLVRRGCQMPSVSNLTIDQISIRPIDEGTPRRHLLKLHEMGVHPKKRQKVRFFILLNCCSSKNRYL
- the LOC410083 gene encoding membrane-associated guanylate kinase, WW and PDZ domain-containing protein 1 isoform X3 codes for the protein MATRTEDTTSIDNTNDGESMDKEVLAISGNDETNHRIPPTYLYNSGSEQNTGISNQEQNNKNRTQTSEDQLGPLPPNWEKAFTDTGEVYFIDHNTGTSHWLDPRLSKFQKRSLEECLDDELPYGWEKIDDTLYGTYFIDHVNRRTQYENPVLQAKRAQQNLGERKSPNFTRNPDKLKGQKIRTTLIKSTRGLGFTIVGGDDSVEEFLQIKSVVPNGPAWLDGKLQTGDVLVYVNDTCVLGFTHNEMVNVFKSISSGETVTLEVCRGYPLPFDPNDPNTEVVTTIAVNTPEDPRLYMDLDPALQSNSRFNFLDSTFLPVHNLQNGENLATTSVNSMPDLCISDKINTIKRPSSTDILLSENSDLNDCKDSSTSSKPEFLSIAIVKGTMGFGFTIADSAHGQKVKKILDRQRCKNLMEGDILVNINDINVRNMCHSEVVQVLKDCSRNEEALIHVQRTTSKSNEKKEKNSQDFFRSKTPTADIYSTQTKTVVPSRPKTPLIDTRNRPKSPSSAIRSNWNEQNENELNPLDNRYKYSEYTHNIYYNDPYKANITNLSDNFVTMTNLDDDSVRNSTKRDWVTNEKLNINNDVYSIDIPHHDNMLKQNGCLHSDYYKDLYTSQSHSQYSEQDYNVYSIGQEQNVDTGEIWDKRKETTSFEHEQPHSSSIPRYPQYNNELVCPIVPDIEWIETLVTLIRQDTGFGFRIVGGTEEGSQQVSVGHIVPGGAADLDNRLNTGDLIMSVDGESVMNSSHHHVVQLMIAAAQNGRVTLGIRRRINTQEHLPDNLQTSYNRQMNLQYPCDVTVTRMENEGFGFVIISSVNKAGSTIGRIIEGSPAERCGRLNVGDHILAVNHVDITNVCHKDIVNLIKDSGYSVTLTIGYPLDDCCSNTSLSQKDEPTCDGDGGQYHAVELTRGTRGFGFSIRGGREFQNMPLFVLQIAENGPASIDNRLRVGDQIIEINGINTKNMTHTEAIEIIRNGGPSVRLLVRRGCQMPSVSNLTIDQISIRPIDEGTPRRHLLKLHEMGVHPKKRQKVRFFILLNCCSSKNRYL
- the LOC410083 gene encoding membrane-associated guanylate kinase, WW and PDZ domain-containing protein 1 isoform X1; amino-acid sequence: MATRTEDTTSIDNTNDGESMDKEVLAISGNDETNHRIPPTYLYNSGSEQNTGISNQEQNNKNRTQTSEDQLGPLPPNWEKAFTDTGEVYFIDHNTGTSHWLDPRLSKFQKRSLEECLDDELPYGWEKIDDTLYGTYFIDHVNRRTQYENPVLQAKRAQQNLGERKSPNFTRNPDKLKGQKIRTTLIKSTRGLGFTIVGGDDSVEEFLQIKSVVPNGPAWLDGKLQTGDVLVYVNDTCVLGFTHNEMVNVFKSISSGETVTLEVCRGYPLPFDPNDPNTEVVTTIAVNTPDILTEDPRLYMDLDPALQSNSRFNFLDSTFLPVHNLQNGENLATTSVNSMPDLCISDKINTIKRPSSTDILLSENSDLNDCKDSSTSSKPEFLSIAIVKGTMGFGFTIADSAHGQKVKKILDRQRCKNLMEGDILVNINDINVRNMCHSEVVQVLKDCSRNEEALIHVQRTTSKSNEKKEKNSQDFFRSKTPTADIYSTQTKTVVPSRPKTPLIDTRNRPKSPSSAIRSNWNEQNENELNPLDNRYKYSEYTHNIYYNDPYKANITNLSDNFVTMTNLDDDSVRNSTKRDWVTNEKLNINNDVYSIDIPHHDNMLKQNGCLHSDYYKDLYTSQSHSQYSEQDYNVYSIGQEQNVDTGEIWDKRKETTSFEHEQPHSSSIPRYPQYNNELVCPIVPDIEWIETLVTLIRQDTGFGFRIVGGTEEGSQQVSVGHIVPGGAADLDNRLNTGDLIMSVDGESVMNSSHHHVVQLMIAAAQNGRVTLGIRRRINTQEHLPDNLQTSYNRQMNLQYPCDVTVTRMENEGFGFVIISSVNKAGSTIGRIIEGSPAERCGRLNVGDHILAVNHVDITNVCHKDIVNLIKDSGYSVTLTIGYPLDDCCSNTSLSQKDEPTCDGDGGQYHAVELTRGTRGFGFSIRGGREFQNMPLFVLQIAENGPASIDNRLRVGDQIIEINGINTKNMTHTEAIEIIRNGGPSVRLLVRRGCQMPSVSNLTIDQISIRPIDEGTPRRHLLKLHEMGVHPKKRQKVRFFILLNCCSSKNRYL
- the LOC410083 gene encoding membrane-associated guanylate kinase, WW and PDZ domain-containing protein 1 isoform X7, with product MATRTEDTTSIDNTNDGESMDKEVLAISGNDETNHRIPPTYLYNSGSEQNTGISNQEQNNKNRTQTSEDQLGPLPPNWEKAFTDTGEVYFIDHNTGTSHWLDPRLSKFQKRSLEECLDDELPYGWEKIDDTLYGTYFIDHVNRRTQYENPVLQAKRAQQNLGERKSPNFTRNPDKLKGQKIRTTLIKSTRGLGFTIVGGDDSVEEFLQIKSVVPNGPAWLDGKLQTGDVLVYVNDTCVLGFTHNEMVNVFKSISSGETVTLEVCRGYPLPFDPNDPNTEVVTTIAVNTPDILTEDPRLYMDLDPALQSNSRFNFLDSTFLPVHNLQNGENLATTSVNSMPDLCISDKINTIKRPSSTDILLSENSDLNDCKDSSTSSKPEFLSIAIVKGTMGFGFTIADSAHGQKVKKILDRQRCKNLMEGDILVNINDINVRNMCHSEVVQVLKDCSRNEEALIHVQRTTSKSNEKKEKNSQDFFRSKTPTADIYSTQTKTVVPSRPKTPLIDTRNRPKSPSSAIRSNWNEQNENELNPLDNRYKYSEYTHNIYYNDPYKANITNLSDNFVTMTNLDDDSVRNSTKRDWVTNEKLNINNDVYSIDIPHHDNMLKQNGCLHSDYYKDLYTSQSHSQYSEQDYNVYSIGQEQNVDTGEIWDKRKETTSFEHEQPHSSSIPRYPQYNNELVCPIVPDIEWIETLVTLIRQDTGFGFRIVGGTEEGSQQVSVGHIVPGGAADLDNRLNTGDLIMSVDGESVMNSSHHHVVQLMIAAAQNGRVTLGIRRRINTQEHLPDNLQTSYNRQMNLQYPCDVTVTRMENEGFGFVIISSVNKAGSTIGRIIEGSPAERCGRLNVGDHILAVNHVDITNVCHKDIVNLIKDSGYSVTLTIGYPLDDCCSNTSLSQKDEPTCDGDGGQYHAVELTRGTRGFGFSIRGGREFQNMPLFVLQIAENGPASIDNRLRVGDQIIEINGINTKNMTHTEAIEIIRNGGPSVRLLVRRGCQMPSV
- the LOC410083 gene encoding membrane-associated guanylate kinase, WW and PDZ domain-containing protein 1 isoform X5, which translates into the protein MATRTEDTTSIDNTNDGESMDKEVLAISGNDETNHRIPPTYLYNSGSEQNTGISNQEQNNKNRTQTSEDQLGPLPPNWEKAFTDTGEVYFIDHNTGTSHWLDPRLSKFQKRSLEECLDDELPYGWEKIDDTLYGTYFIDHVNRRTQYENPVLQAKRAQQNLGERKSPNFTRNPDKLKGQKIRTTLIKSTRGLGFTIVGGDDSVEEFLQIKSVVPNGPAWLDGKLQTGDVLVYVNDTCVLGFTHNEMVNVFKSISSGETVTLEVCRGYPLPFDPNDPNTEVVTTIAVNTPDILTEDPRLYMDLDPALQSNSRFNFLDSTFLPVHNLQNGENLATTSVNSMPDLCISDKINTIKRPSSTDILLSENSDLNDCKDSSTSSKPEFLSIAIVKGTMGFGFTIADSAHGQKVKKILDRQRCKNLMEGDILVNINDINVRNMCHSEVVQVLKDCSRNEEALIHVQRTTSKSNEKKEKNSQDFFRSKTPTADIYSTQTKTVVPSRPKTPLIDTRNRPKSPSSAIRSNWNEQNENELNPLDNRYKYSEYTHNIYYNDPYKANITNLSDNFVTMTNLDDDSVRNSTKRDWVTNEKLNINNDVYSIDIPHHDNMLKQNGCLHSDYYKDLYTSQSHSQYSEQDYNVYSIGQEQNVDTGEIWDKRKETTSFEHEQPHSSSIPRYPQYNNELVCPIVPDIEWIETLVTLIRQDTGFGFRIVGGTEEGSQQVSVGHIVPGGAADLDNRLNTGDLIMSVDGESVMNSSHHHVVQLMIAAAQNGRVTLGIRRRINTQEHLPDNLQTSYNRQMNLQYPCDVTVTRMENEGFGFVIISSVNKAGSTIGRIIEGSPAERCGRLNVGDHILAVNHVDITNVCHKDIVNLIKDSGYSVTLTIGYPLDDCCSNTSLSQKDEPTCDGDGGQYHAVELTRGTRGFGFSIRGGREFQNMPLFVLQIAENGPASIDNRLRVGDQIIEINGINTKNMTHTEAIEIIRNGGPSVRLLVRRGCQMPSVVGAPPHLYDMNI
- the LOC410083 gene encoding membrane-associated guanylate kinase, WW and PDZ domain-containing protein 1 isoform X6, translated to MATRTEDTTSIDNTNDGESMDKEVLAISGNDETNHRIPPTYLYNSGSEQNTGISNQEQNNKNRTQTSEDQLGPLPPNWEKAFTDTGEVYFIDHNTGTSHWLDPRLSKFQKRSLEECLDDELPYGWEKIDDTLYGTYFIDHVNRRTQYENPVLQAKRAQQNLGERKSPNFTRNPDKLKGQKIRTTLIKSTRGLGFTIVGGDDSVEEFLQIKSVVPNGPAWLDGKLQTGDVLVYVNDTCVLGFTHNEMVNVFKSISSGETVTLEVCRGYPLPFDPNDPNTEVVTTIAVNTPEDPRLYMDLDPALQSNSRFNFLDSTFLPVHNLQNGENLATTSVNSMPDLCISDKINTIKRPSSTDILLSENSDLNDCKDSSTSSKPEFLSIAIVKGTMGFGFTIADSAHGQKVKKILDRQRCKNLMEGDILVNINDINVRNMCHSEVVQVLKDCSRNEEALIHVQRTTSKSNEKKEKNSQDFFRSKTPTADIYSTQTKTVVPSRPKTPLIDTRNRPKSPSSAIRSNWNEQNENELNPLDNRYKYSEYTHNIYYNDPYKANITNLSDNFVTMTNLDDDSVRNSTKRDWVTNEKLNINNDVYSIDIPHHDNMLKQNGCLHSDYYKDLYTSQSHSQYSEQDYNVYSIGQEQNVDTGEIWDKRKETTSFEHEQPHSSSIPRYPQYNNELVCPIVPDIEWIETLVTLIRQDTGFGFRIVGGTEEGSQVSVGHIVPGGAADLDNRLNTGDLIMSVDGESVMNSSHHHVVQLMIAAAQNGRVTLGIRRRINTQEHLPDNLQTSYNRQMNLQYPCDVTVTRMENEGFGFVIISSVNKAGSTIGRIIEGSPAERCGRLNVGDHILAVNHVDITNVCHKDIVNLIKDSGYSVTLTIGYPLDDCCSNTSLSQKDEPTCDGDGGQYHAVELTRGTRGFGFSIRGGREFQNMPLFVLQIAENGPASIDNRLRVGDQIIEINGINTKNMTHTEAIEIIRNGGPSVRLLVRRGCQMPSVVGAPPHLYDMNI